DNA from Chloroherpetonaceae bacterium:
TGTGAAGGTGTTGAGTTTCATCTCAGTCTCTTTATCCTTCACCCAATATCCTTTAATGGCGCTCATTTTTCCGCTTCGGTTAGCTTCTTGAACTGTCGCATAGCCTATTGTATTGGAACTCCATTCCTCCGCCGTAAAACCAAGATAGCTGAAAGTTGCAACAGCTATTCCAAATCCCACAAGAAATTTTGGTTGAATCTTCATCTTTCAATAATAGATATTAGAGTGAATTAAACTTTATTTTTAATTGCGTTTTCTAAAAGTGACAATTTTTTGTCTAATCGATAAACATAAATCATCAGCCCCGAAAAAATAATGAGTGTAATCATCATTACATTGTAAATCGGGTTAAGGACTAGAGATTCCATTTTAATTATTGTGATTAAGTGAATGGTGAAGTTTAAGATACCTCAACCTTAAATGGTACAAGACAAAAAATAATGCAATAAAACCGGCCCAAGCAGAGTACAAAATGACACGAATCTCCGGGTCGGTCGTGTTCGATACCGCTGGGTTAATCCCCGCTTCCCCTCTCTCAGGAGAGCCCGGGTGCAAACCCGGTACTAATCTTGGCAAAACATAATAAAGAAAAATTAAGGAAGGGAATGAAAAAATACTATACACCGCCGATAATCGACCCCGCTTTTCTGGATCTTCTACTGAACCTCTTAGAACAAAGTAAACCGAATAAATGATAAGAAGAATAAAGATAGATGTCTGCCTCGGATCCCAATGCCAATATGCTCCCCAAGCATACCGCGCCCAAATCGCACCCGTAATAAGTGCTAAAAGATTAAACAGATAGCCTAACCCCGCAGAAGCCTCAGCTCCATAGTCAAAATGGAGGTCTCGCGTTATTAAATACCTTACACTTTGCCATAGTGAGGTCAGAAACGCAACTGTCGCTGTAATTGCCATTGACACATGAAAATACATATTTGTGGTTGTCTCTCGAAGCATGCCCACTTGATTTGGTAACATGAAAGCTGCAATGATCACGCCAAATAACCAAAGGTAAATGAAGAGATATAAGATATTACGATTAGACAAAGTCATACAATAATTTTTTGGTTAATCCTTACGAAGTAATGTCAGGGAGGATTGAGTCCTAAATGAAAATTAATTTTAAGTTTCAATTTATGCTTGAAAAAGGGTCGTTTGATTCGTATTTTTACAATTCATACAAAAAGTAAAAAGTTTTAGTCTATCAATTAATACAAACAAACAAACGAATAATGAATAAGGTTTTTAGTTTAACCCTCTCAATCGCGATCGCGCTATTTTTAATGTCTGCTGATAGCGGGTGTGAAGGCTCACAGGATATTTCTACCGCTAAACTTGCGATGTCTAAAAAGGACACTGCTAAAGCGAAAGCCGCATTAACTAGAGCAATGCAAGCGGATACCTCTAATGGAGAGCCCTATTATCTTATGGGGAATATTCATTTTTACGATGAGAAAAACTATGACAAAGCCGCCGAAATGTATCAAAAAGCCTCAGTCAAAAAACTGGGTAAAGAAGAACGGAAAAAACTCGAAACCATCACAAGCTTAATTGCGAATGAACTCCGTAATGAAGGTGTAAGAAATTACAATGATGGGCTTTCTGCATTCAAGAATAATGATACTACGGGGGCTCGCGAGTATTTCACCAAAGCAAGAGATAATTTTCGTAAAGCAATGACAATGGTCTCAGATACATCTGCGGCCTATGTAGATCTTTCAAAAATTTTGGTTGCTTCTCTTTCAGTACTTCGTGAAAATGATGAAGCAACAATGATACTTACAAAACTTATTGATAAAAATCCTGCTGACACAATCTCGATTCAACAATTGGCAGATATTTATCTCAGGAGTAAAAAAGCTGATCAAGCCATTGCGTTGCTAACTTCTTCTCGTCAGAAAGGCGTGACTTCACTAACAATGACTCAAATACTTTTTGAAGCCTATGCTGTTACAGAAAAGTATTTAGAACTTGAAAAGCTCCTTGAGGAGGCGATTGCAAACTCAACCGGCGCAAGAAGAACACAATTCATTGAAATTGGAAAAGGGATTCTTCTGCAAGCTGGGGTAAATCTCATTTTTGAGGAAAAGAAATACGATTTAGCAATTGAAAAGCTCCAAAAGGCATATTCATTCGACACATCATATTCTGAAATTAACGCGCAAATCATTTACAATTTATCTGCCGCTTACACAAGAGTTGGTGATGATGATCAAAAAGCCTTTAGAGAAAAAAATCCGGGTAAAAAAGTTAAAAAAGGACGCCAGACAATTGTCGAGGAAGTTCCTTATGATGGTTACAAAGTTCACTACGAAAAGGCTTTAGCGGTACTTAAACCCGTTGCAGCCCAAATCAATAAAAAGCCGTATTGGAGATTACTTGCAAAGATTTATGGTTCACTGGGAAATAACCAAGAAGCTCAAAACGCCTTAAATGCAGAAAAAACCGCATCAGAGGAATAAAAAAAGATATAAACAAAAAACCCGCTTCAAAAGCGGGTTTTTTGTTTTAAAGCAAATCAGCTTAGACTGGAAGTGCTTGTTTGAAGTACGGTTTCAAGAAAGTTATCGCACGTACACCCATTTTTGAGGGGTGCAGTCGAAAAATTTTTATCAATACAAAGATCTTTTTCACATTGATGCCATAATTTCTGACAAGGGAAAGTTTCTTCATACAAAGCTTTTCCGATGATTACGGAATCAACAAAGGGCTTTAGTTCGGAAAGTTGGAGCAAATCAAGATGAGATGTAACGCCTCCTGAAGCGGTCACTTTAAGACCTGTTCCTTCAACAAATTTTTTAATTGCATCAATGCCGACGCCGGAAAGCATACCATCTTTCGTAATATCGGTGTAAATAACACGCTCAACGCCTATTGCCTTCATTGAATTACCGAGTTCAATATCGGATTGCTTCGTCGAGTTTAACCAACCATTGATTTTAGGATATCCGTTTAGGGCATCAATGCCAACAACAATTTTTTTGGGGCCGTAAGATGAAATGAGGTTTTTAACTAATTCGGGGTTATGGACTGCCGCAGATCCAATGACTATTCGGCAAACCCCAATCGATAGATACTTTTTAGCTGTTTCTAAATTCCTTATGCCTCCCCCAACCTCGATTGGAATGTCAACTGAATTGA
Protein-coding regions in this window:
- a CDS encoding cytochrome c maturation protein CcmE; the encoded protein is MKIQPKFLVGFGIAVATFSYLGFTAEEWSSNTIGYATVQEANRSGKMSAIKGYWVKDKETEMKLNTFTFYMQDEAGETVKVLYRNGKPNNFEEATSIVVKGTYENGVIYAKDILVKCPSKYQSEQATQKNS
- a CDS encoding CcmD family protein; its protein translation is MESLVLNPIYNVMMITLIIFSGLMIYVYRLDKKLSLLENAIKNKV
- the hisA gene encoding 1-(5-phosphoribosyl)-5-[(5-phosphoribosylamino)methylideneamino]imidazole-4-carboxamide isomerase, which gives rise to MLIIPAIDIKGGRCVRLSQGDFSQEKTYFENPVDMAIIWRKQNAKMLHIVDLDAALSGKPENLAIIEKIVNSVDIPIEVGGGIRNLETAKKYLSIGVCRIVIGSAAVHNPELVKNLISSYGPKKIVVGIDALNGYPKINGWLNSTKQSDIELGNSMKAIGVERVIYTDITKDGMLSGVGIDAIKKFVEGTGLKVTASGGVTSHLDLLQLSELKPFVDSVIIGKALYEETFPCQKLWHQCEKDLCIDKNFSTAPLKNGCTCDNFLETVLQTSTSSLS
- the ccsA gene encoding cytochrome c biogenesis protein CcsA — translated: MTLSNRNILYLFIYLWLFGVIIAAFMLPNQVGMLRETTTNMYFHVSMAITATVAFLTSLWQSVRYLITRDLHFDYGAEASAGLGYLFNLLALITGAIWARYAWGAYWHWDPRQTSIFILLIIYSVYFVLRGSVEDPEKRGRLSAVYSIFSFPSLIFLYYVLPRLVPGLHPGSPERGEAGINPAVSNTTDPEIRVILYSAWAGFIALFFVLYHLRLRYLKLHHSLNHNN